DNA from Orbaceae bacterium lpD01:
ACGGTTTTAGCCAGGATCCGCTTGCTGAGCAAGCTAATCCCATACCCGGTTTGCTGCATAAATACCAAAACCGAGCACTCTTTATTACTAAAACCAACTGTGCAATCAACTGCCGATACTGTTTTCGTCGTCACTTCCCTTATCAGCAAAATCAGGGGAATAAACAGAACTGGCAAAAAGCGCTGGCCTATATTAAGGCGCATCCAGAATTAGATGAGATCATTCTGTCTGGCGGCGATCCGCTGATGGCCAAAGATCATGAAATTCAGTGGTTGATCAAACAGCTAGAACAGATCCCTCACATTAAACGACTGCGTATTCATACCCGATTAGCGGTCGTCATACCGGCAAGAATTACCGACAGATTATGTCAACATTTGGCCGAGAGCCATTTACAAATCATTGTTGTCACCCATATCAATCATGCCAATGAGATCGATGGTGATGTTGCTGCTGCGATGGATAAATTAAAGCAACAACAAGTCACCCTGCTTAACCAGAGTGTCTTGTTAAAAGGGGTCAATGATAATGCCAAAACGCTGGCCGATTTAAGTAATCGACTGTTTGATTGCGGTATATTACCTTACTACTTACATGTGCTCGATAAGGTTCAGGGCGCAGCGCATTTTTTAGTCGAAGACGAGCAAGCATTTGCGATTATGCGCATACTGGCAACCCAAGTATCAGGCTATTTATTACCGAAACTCACGCGAGAAATCGGCGGTGAAAAAAATAAAACACAACTTAATTATTAATCAGCTGCGATAGCTGCACTCAATATGAACAGAATATCGTTCAGCCATTAAGTGAAATAAGTCACATCAATATGATCATTGATGATAATCATATTCTCTGTGATTACTTTTATGAATATGTCCCACTCAAAACAGGATTTTAGTTCATCAATAGATTCATTAAAAGCGGTAAATCAGCTTGCCGGTAAAAAAGTTAAAAATGAATAAAACATGACTAAAATAACAAAAAACTACATATTTATGCATTATTAGTAAAAAAATATTAGGATAATCTCAAAAATAAGATTATATTTAGCGTCATAATAAGAGAATTATTCTCAATAAAGACGAATATGATGACAGAGAGAATATCAATGCAAAGACCGACAATTAACGCAGTGAGTGTATTAAGTGATAAAGAGTTAGATCAATATCTTGAAAAAATCTCCGTTTTAGTCATTATGGAGCAAACCTTCACAGCCCTCAGTCAAGGTCAAGTTGCCCAGCCGGCGCAAAGTTTGACGCTCTTTCCTCAAAATCGTGGCGATGTTATCACTTATCAGGGGGTATTAAGTCATGTTGATGTGTTCGGCGCCAAATTATCACCTTATATTGCCACTGATAGTGCACCCATTATAACGGCCTGGACCATATTAATGTCGATGAAAACAGGTCAGCCGCTATTAATTTGTGATTCAGGCCGGCTAACACGCGAAAGAACCGCCGCAACGACGGCGTTGGCGATAGATAAACTGGCACGAAAAGAGAGTAAAATTCTCGCGCTCATCGGCACAGGTGCGATTGGCCTTGCCCATTTAAAACATGTTTTA
Protein-coding regions in this window:
- the epmB gene encoding EF-P beta-lysylation protein EpmB; this translates as MSNIIQQIEQVPNNKEAWLLQLADVVTDPQALFSLLALDPNTIPAPAYLAKKQFPLRVPKAFIQRMQKGDIADPLLRQVMIDAKELTLTDGFSQDPLAEQANPIPGLLHKYQNRALFITKTNCAINCRYCFRRHFPYQQNQGNKQNWQKALAYIKAHPELDEIILSGGDPLMAKDHEIQWLIKQLEQIPHIKRLRIHTRLAVVIPARITDRLCQHLAESHLQIIVVTHINHANEIDGDVAAAMDKLKQQQVTLLNQSVLLKGVNDNAKTLADLSNRLFDCGILPYYLHVLDKVQGAAHFLVEDEQAFAIMRILATQVSGYLLPKLTREIGGEKNKTQLNY